The following proteins are co-located in the Neomonachus schauinslandi chromosome 8, ASM220157v2, whole genome shotgun sequence genome:
- the ID4 gene encoding DNA-binding protein inhibitor ID-4 — MKAVSPVRPSGRKAPSGCGGGELALRCLAEHGHSLGGSAAAAAAAAAARCKAAEAAADEPALCLQCDMNDCYSRLRRLVPTIPPNKKVSKVEILQHVIDYILDLQLALETHPALLRQPPPPAPPHHPAGTCPAAPPRTPLTALNTDPAGAVNKQGDSILCR, encoded by the exons ATGAAGGCGGTGAGCCCGGTGCGCCCCTCGGGCCGCAAGGCGCCGTCGGGCTGCGGCGGTGGGGAGCTGGCTCTGCGCTGCCTGGCCGAGCACggccacagcctgggtggctcggcggccgcggcggccgcggcggcggcaGCGCGCTGCAaggcggcggaggcggcggccgACGAGCCGGCGCTGTGCCTGCAGTGCGATATGAACGACTGCTACAGCCGCCTGCGGAGGCTGGTGCCCACCATCCCGCCCAACAAGAAAGTCAGCAAAGTGGAGATCCTGCAGCACGTTATCGACTACATCCTGGACCTGCAGCTGGCGCTGGAGACTCACCCGGCTCTGCTGAGGCAGCCGCCACCGCCGGCGCCACCGCACCACCCGGCCGGGACCTGTCCGGCAGCGCCGCCGCGGACCCCGCTCACGGCGCTCAACACCGACCCG GCCGGCGCGGTGAACAAGCAGGGCGACAGCATTCTGTGCCGCTGA